A single Penaeus chinensis breed Huanghai No. 1 chromosome 42, ASM1920278v2, whole genome shotgun sequence DNA region contains:
- the LOC125047963 gene encoding zinc finger protein 883-like isoform X1 — MSPSSCLKCQRRKTFIAASSISQDYQATREASSLIKSVMASERVTLTAIMDDVHLKAAYHGNSVEFIDTKDENVEAISQNHFQGSNEEINEVVHEESAVYIKTEDSGNIKSEKPVFEEVQSLGKEPVDECDLDILVCEDVDPLLSKDCERKCSSDGVQERGEEATQEVDALEKHFRCEVCGIKFSCKNELLEHSAKHTKGKLFICDICHKPFSQKSHIVCHMRVHTKEKPYICEICNKAYSVKSTLDGHMRVHTNEKPYNCKVCSYSFAWQSDLSRHMRIHTKERPYSCEVCSRVFADSSNLSRHMKTHRNERPYGCDFCNKAFSQKCNLLTHIRTHTKEKPYICGECGKAFSQKKGLEEHIRTHTKEKPYSCEICRKSFAVRSGMIKHQRLHTNERPYDCEICAKKFAAKACLVRHMRIHTKERPYQCDTCNKSFTSSANLAYHITAHTEERPYTCEVCNKSFPYKRAVVLHMKVHSDDKPYTCRTCSKAFKNRTTLVNHLKRHTNEKPHSCEFCDKAFLFKNALMQHMKIHTNEKHFSCQVCSKSFITKGSLVRHLRVHSKVRPYNCEICSRSFSDKSNASKHMRTHTKEKPFTCKVCNKSYAWKNVLMLHMKTHSNERPYACDICGKAYKYKSSVVTHTKTHTQSTQDIKNTQGTQDKKETQDTQKNPNLYLLMLPPIHLLYTPMSLPNNPLEPTHLAVQNACS; from the coding sequence gagtgTTATGGCTAGTGAAAGGGTGACTTTGACTGCCATCATGGATGACGTACATTTGAAAGCAGCATATCATGGTAACTCAGTGGAATTCATCGATACGAAGGATGAGAATGTGGAGGCCATCAGTCAGAATCATTTCCAGGGTAGCAATGAAGAAATTAATGAGGTTGTACATGAAGAGAGTGCTGTCTATATAAAGACTGAAGATTCAGGTAATATAAAAAGTGAGAAGCCAGTGTTCGAAGAAGTCCAAAGTCTTGGCAAAGAACCAGTTGATGAATGTGACTTGGACATTTTGGTGTGTGAAGATGTAGATCCATTGTTATCTAAGGATTGTGAGAGGAAGTGCTCATCAGATGGTGTTCAGGAAAGGGGTGAAGAGGCAACACAAGAGGTGGATGCACTTGAGAAACATTTCCGTTGTGAAGTGTGTGGTATAAAATTCTCTTGCAAGAATGAGTTGTTGGAACATTCAGCAAAGCATACAAAAGGGAAGCTTTTTATATGTGACATATGTCATAAGCCATTCTCTCAAAAATCTCATATAGTGTgccacatgagagtacatacaaaggaaaagCCTTACATTTGTGAGATATGTAACAAAGCCTATTCTGTAAAATCAACACTAGATGGTcatatgagagtacatacaaatgAAAAGCCTTATAATTGTAAAGTATGTAGTTATTCCTTTGCTTGGCAAAGTGATCTCTCAAGACATATGAGGATTCATACGAAGGAGAGACCATATAGTTGCGAGGTTTGCAGTAGGGTATTTGCTGATAGCAGTAATCTCTCAAGACACATGAAAACACATAGAAATGAGAGGCCTTATGGTTGTGATTTCTGCAACAAAGCTTTTTCTCAGAAATGTAATTTGTTGACCCACATAAGaacacatacaaaggagaagccatataTCTGTGGAGAATGTGGAAAGGCATTTTCACAGAAAAAAGGTTTAGAAGagcacataagaacacacacaaaagagaagccTTACAGCTGTGAAATATGCAGAAAGTCATTTGCTGTGAGATCTGGGATGATAAAGCACCAAAGACTACATACAAATGAAAGACCTTATGATTGTGAGATATGTGCCAAGAAATTTGCTGCAAAAGCATGCCTGGTAAGACACATGAGAATACATACAAAGGAGAGGCCATATCAATGTGATACATGCAACAAGTCTTTCACTTCTAGTGCAAATCTAGCATACCACATAACAGCACACACAGAGGAAAGGCCATATACCTGTGAAGTATGTAATAAGTCATTTCCATATAAAAGGGCTGTAGTGTTGCACATGAAAGTACATTCTGATGACAAGCCCTATACTTGCCGTACATGTAGTAAGGCTTTCAAGAACAGGACTACTTTAGTAAATCACTTGAAGAGACATACAAATGAGAAGCCTCATAGTTGTGAATTTTGTGATAAAGCATTCCTATTTAAAAATGCTCTAATGCAgcacatgaaaatacacacaaatgaaaaACATTTTAGCTGTCAAGTGTGTAGTAAATCATTTATTACAAAAGGTAGTTTAGTGAGGCATCTTAGAGTGCATTCAAAGGTGAGGCCATATAATTGTGAGATTTGTAGTAGGTCATTTTCAGATAAAAGTAATGCGTCAAAACACATGAGAACACACACAAAGGAGAAGCCTTTTACTTGTAAAGTGTGTAATAAGTCATATGCATGGAAAAATGTGTTAATGTTACATATGAAAACACATAGTAATGAAAGGCCTTATGCCTGTGATATATGTGGTAAGgcatacaaatataaaagtaGTGTAgtaactcacacaaaaacacatacccaGAGTACCCAGGACATAAAGAATACCCAAGGTACCCAGGATAAAAAGGAAACCCAGGATACCCAGAAGAATCCAAATCTCTACCTCCTAATGCTTCCTCCTATACACCTCTTATATACACCTATGTCTTTGCCCAATAATCCTCTGGAGCCAACTCACCTGGCTGTCCAAAATGCATGCTCATAA
- the LOC125047963 gene encoding gastrula zinc finger protein XlCGF57.1-like isoform X2, whose protein sequence is MASERVTLTAIMDDVHLKAAYHGNSVEFIDTKDENVEAISQNHFQGSNEEINEVVHEESAVYIKTEDSGNIKSEKPVFEEVQSLGKEPVDECDLDILVCEDVDPLLSKDCERKCSSDGVQERGEEATQEVDALEKHFRCEVCGIKFSCKNELLEHSAKHTKGKLFICDICHKPFSQKSHIVCHMRVHTKEKPYICEICNKAYSVKSTLDGHMRVHTNEKPYNCKVCSYSFAWQSDLSRHMRIHTKERPYSCEVCSRVFADSSNLSRHMKTHRNERPYGCDFCNKAFSQKCNLLTHIRTHTKEKPYICGECGKAFSQKKGLEEHIRTHTKEKPYSCEICRKSFAVRSGMIKHQRLHTNERPYDCEICAKKFAAKACLVRHMRIHTKERPYQCDTCNKSFTSSANLAYHITAHTEERPYTCEVCNKSFPYKRAVVLHMKVHSDDKPYTCRTCSKAFKNRTTLVNHLKRHTNEKPHSCEFCDKAFLFKNALMQHMKIHTNEKHFSCQVCSKSFITKGSLVRHLRVHSKVRPYNCEICSRSFSDKSNASKHMRTHTKEKPFTCKVCNKSYAWKNVLMLHMKTHSNERPYACDICGKAYKYKSSVVTHTKTHTQSTQDIKNTQGTQDKKETQDTQKNPNLYLLMLPPIHLLYTPMSLPNNPLEPTHLAVQNACS, encoded by the coding sequence ATGGCTAGTGAAAGGGTGACTTTGACTGCCATCATGGATGACGTACATTTGAAAGCAGCATATCATGGTAACTCAGTGGAATTCATCGATACGAAGGATGAGAATGTGGAGGCCATCAGTCAGAATCATTTCCAGGGTAGCAATGAAGAAATTAATGAGGTTGTACATGAAGAGAGTGCTGTCTATATAAAGACTGAAGATTCAGGTAATATAAAAAGTGAGAAGCCAGTGTTCGAAGAAGTCCAAAGTCTTGGCAAAGAACCAGTTGATGAATGTGACTTGGACATTTTGGTGTGTGAAGATGTAGATCCATTGTTATCTAAGGATTGTGAGAGGAAGTGCTCATCAGATGGTGTTCAGGAAAGGGGTGAAGAGGCAACACAAGAGGTGGATGCACTTGAGAAACATTTCCGTTGTGAAGTGTGTGGTATAAAATTCTCTTGCAAGAATGAGTTGTTGGAACATTCAGCAAAGCATACAAAAGGGAAGCTTTTTATATGTGACATATGTCATAAGCCATTCTCTCAAAAATCTCATATAGTGTgccacatgagagtacatacaaaggaaaagCCTTACATTTGTGAGATATGTAACAAAGCCTATTCTGTAAAATCAACACTAGATGGTcatatgagagtacatacaaatgAAAAGCCTTATAATTGTAAAGTATGTAGTTATTCCTTTGCTTGGCAAAGTGATCTCTCAAGACATATGAGGATTCATACGAAGGAGAGACCATATAGTTGCGAGGTTTGCAGTAGGGTATTTGCTGATAGCAGTAATCTCTCAAGACACATGAAAACACATAGAAATGAGAGGCCTTATGGTTGTGATTTCTGCAACAAAGCTTTTTCTCAGAAATGTAATTTGTTGACCCACATAAGaacacatacaaaggagaagccatataTCTGTGGAGAATGTGGAAAGGCATTTTCACAGAAAAAAGGTTTAGAAGagcacataagaacacacacaaaagagaagccTTACAGCTGTGAAATATGCAGAAAGTCATTTGCTGTGAGATCTGGGATGATAAAGCACCAAAGACTACATACAAATGAAAGACCTTATGATTGTGAGATATGTGCCAAGAAATTTGCTGCAAAAGCATGCCTGGTAAGACACATGAGAATACATACAAAGGAGAGGCCATATCAATGTGATACATGCAACAAGTCTTTCACTTCTAGTGCAAATCTAGCATACCACATAACAGCACACACAGAGGAAAGGCCATATACCTGTGAAGTATGTAATAAGTCATTTCCATATAAAAGGGCTGTAGTGTTGCACATGAAAGTACATTCTGATGACAAGCCCTATACTTGCCGTACATGTAGTAAGGCTTTCAAGAACAGGACTACTTTAGTAAATCACTTGAAGAGACATACAAATGAGAAGCCTCATAGTTGTGAATTTTGTGATAAAGCATTCCTATTTAAAAATGCTCTAATGCAgcacatgaaaatacacacaaatgaaaaACATTTTAGCTGTCAAGTGTGTAGTAAATCATTTATTACAAAAGGTAGTTTAGTGAGGCATCTTAGAGTGCATTCAAAGGTGAGGCCATATAATTGTGAGATTTGTAGTAGGTCATTTTCAGATAAAAGTAATGCGTCAAAACACATGAGAACACACACAAAGGAGAAGCCTTTTACTTGTAAAGTGTGTAATAAGTCATATGCATGGAAAAATGTGTTAATGTTACATATGAAAACACATAGTAATGAAAGGCCTTATGCCTGTGATATATGTGGTAAGgcatacaaatataaaagtaGTGTAgtaactcacacaaaaacacatacccaGAGTACCCAGGACATAAAGAATACCCAAGGTACCCAGGATAAAAAGGAAACCCAGGATACCCAGAAGAATCCAAATCTCTACCTCCTAATGCTTCCTCCTATACACCTCTTATATACACCTATGTCTTTGCCCAATAATCCTCTGGAGCCAACTCACCTGGCTGTCCAAAATGCATGCTCATAA